In Populus alba chromosome 1, ASM523922v2, whole genome shotgun sequence, a single window of DNA contains:
- the LOC118029586 gene encoding protein BCCIP homolog isoform X2, which yields MPRKPTRRRRSLITTPLTFAPFSRSLAHLHSTFMQKHQMLGSKVPGSPSHNEVVKKTSKEKIEQSESSEEEEFGGEVQADFAFFDPKPDDFHGVKILLQSYLDNMEWDLSGFVDLILEQTTVGTVVKIEDDEDNGLFSVVSALNLGRYKDHKCIADLKEYLLKLCLEKSIKGDLRVLLGEQAHNVGLLVSRRVVNLPPQLLPPLYDALFDEISWATEDEPTEELRNSFRFNSYVLVSKMYKHKNADKKNRLSSDSEEAIIYVNPEDEIFHKLSLWSFNFPFHAEQVTARELKNYRPMGLVMAVEADKIFTFREQLHSLIDEP from the exons ATGCCAAGAAAGCCAACAAGGCGTCGTAGATCATTGATAACTACGCCCTTGACCTTTGCTCCGTTTTCGCGTTCACTTGCTCATCTTCATTCTACATTCATGCAAAAGCATCAAATGCTTGGCAGTAAAGTCCCTGGGTCTCCCTCCCACAATGAAG TGGTTAAGAAGacttcaaaagaaaagattgaGCAGTCTGAGTCTTCTGAGGAAGAAGAGTTTGgg GGAGAGGTCCAAGCAGACTTTGCATTCTTTGATCCAAAACCTGACGACTTTCATGGAGTGAAGATCTTGTTGCAATCCTACCTTGATAATATGGAATGGGATTTGAGTGGTTTTGTAGACTTGATATTGGAACAGACCACAGTAGGGACGGTTGTTAAAATTGAGGATGATGAAGATAATGGACTTTTCTCTGTTGTTTCTGCCCTTAACTTGGGGAGATATAAG GATCATAAATGTATTGCAGATCTCAAGGAGTACCTGCTCAAACTATGCCTGGAGAAAAGCATAAAAGGAGATCTGAGAGTTCTTTTGGGAGAACAAGCACATAATGTGGGTCTTTTGGTCTCTCGGCGAGTTGTTAATCTTCCACCCCAGCTTTTGCCACCTCTTTATGATGCTCTGTTTGATGAAATCTCTTGGGCTACAGAAGATGAG CCAACAGAGGAGCTCCGGAATTCCTTCCGTTTTAATTCCTATGTACTAGTTAGCAAAATGTACAAG CACAAGAATGCAGACAAGAAAAACAGACTAAGTAGTGATAGTGAGGAAGCAATTATATATGTGAATCCTGAAGATGAAATTTTTCACAAG CTCAGCTTGTGGTCCTTCAACTTTCCTTTTCATGCCGAGCAGGTTACAGCTCGTGAG CTAAAAAACTACCGGCCAATGGGATTAGTAATGGCTGTTGAGGCAGATAAAATTTTTACATTCCGAGAGCAGCTTCATTCATTGATTGATGAGCCATAA
- the LOC118029387 gene encoding uncharacterized protein, which yields MALSFCSNLGSSLQHHSLPELTAYPQGSVEIGNHELFGCNDSLMLSDSFINPLYEVDDQLFYSDSYTNLLPFFSSPSDNTSSLSPEISPLEDFESYACPKRQKLYTNHFNTKFATSFFEGYVQNANPGPPEFLPEIPVPDPKFQVPTTFNVGRTESLMDSKKPSTGVSLSSQSIAARERRRKITEKTQQLGKLIPGGNKMNTAEMFQAASKYVKFLQAQIGILELTGTTQENREAMHTQELQTLVTSPTIQEKLYLEQKCLVPRDFVQTIANDCEIQAKPLNIVEEIDQEFLGEQFLEYCLSGFCHWQTPKPSPDCCTGLQDLAKTVKTVDDKKAICKCLKASGGSLGVKDQFLSKIPGACNIKVGFPDPLNDHEAVSG from the exons ATGGCTCTGAGCTTCTGTTCAAACCTGGGATCATCACTTCAGCATCACAGCCTTCCGGAGTTAACCGCCTATCCACAAGGCAGCGTAGAGATAGGAAATCATGAGCTCTTTGGTTGTAATGACAGCCTGATGTTGTCAGATTCTTTCATCAACCCTTTGTATGAGGTTGACGATCAGCTGTTTTACTCAGATAGCTACACCAATCTCCTCccattcttctcttctccttcagaTAACACAAGCTCTCTCTCCCCCGAAATCTCTCCTCTTGAAGATTTCGAGTCCTACGCATGCCCGAAACGCCAAAAACTCTACACAAACCATTTCAACACAAAATTTGCAACAAGTTTCTTTGAAGGATATGTGCAGAATGCCAATCCAGGACCCCCAGAATTCTTGCCAGAAATCCCAGTTCCAGATCCTAAGTTTCAGGTTCCAACAACCTTCAATGTTGGGAGGACTGAGAGTCTGATGGATTCAAAGAAACCGAGCACAGGAGTCAGCTTGTCTTCGCAGAGCATCGCTGCGCGTGAGAGGAGAAGGAAGATTACGGAGAAGACACAGCAGCTTGGAAAGCTGATTCCTGGTGGAAATAAGATGAATACTGCTGAAATGTTCCAAGCTGCTTCCAAGTATGTCAAGTTCTTGCAGGCTCAAATTGGAATTCTTGAACTCACGGGGACTACTCAG GAAAACAGAGAGGCAATGCATACTCAAGAACTTCAAACTCTTGTAACGTCTCCAACAATTCAAGAGAAGTTGTACTTAGAGCAAAAGTGCTTGGTTCCAAGAGATTTTGTTCAAACCATTGCCAATGATTGTGAGATCCAAGCAAAACCTTTGAATATCGTAGAGGAGATCGATCAAGAGTTTCTGGGGGAACAATTTCTTGAATA ctgccTGTCTGGGTTTTGCCACTGGCAAACTCCGAAGCCAAGTCCTGATTGCTGCACTGGGCTGCAAGATCTGGCCAAAACTGTTAAAACAGTTGATGATAAGAAGGCTATTTGCAAATGCTTGAAAGCTTCCGGAGGCTCTTTGGGTGTGAAAGACCAGTTCTTGAGCAAGATTCCTGGAGCTTGCAACATCAAAGTTGGATTCCCT GATCCACTAAATGACCATGAGGCTGTTTCTGGTTGA
- the LOC118029586 gene encoding protein BCCIP homolog isoform X1, which yields MPRKPTRRRRSLITTPLTFAPFSRSLAHLHSTFMQKHQMLGSKVPGSPSHNEGGAVVKKTSKEKIEQSESSEEEEFGGEVQADFAFFDPKPDDFHGVKILLQSYLDNMEWDLSGFVDLILEQTTVGTVVKIEDDEDNGLFSVVSALNLGRYKDHKCIADLKEYLLKLCLEKSIKGDLRVLLGEQAHNVGLLVSRRVVNLPPQLLPPLYDALFDEISWATEDEPTEELRNSFRFNSYVLVSKMYKHKNADKKNRLSSDSEEAIIYVNPEDEIFHKLSLWSFNFPFHAEQVTARELKNYRPMGLVMAVEADKIFTFREQLHSLIDEP from the exons ATGCCAAGAAAGCCAACAAGGCGTCGTAGATCATTGATAACTACGCCCTTGACCTTTGCTCCGTTTTCGCGTTCACTTGCTCATCTTCATTCTACATTCATGCAAAAGCATCAAATGCTTGGCAGTAAAGTCCCTGGGTCTCCCTCCCACAATGAAG GTGGTGCAGTGGTTAAGAAGacttcaaaagaaaagattgaGCAGTCTGAGTCTTCTGAGGAAGAAGAGTTTGgg GGAGAGGTCCAAGCAGACTTTGCATTCTTTGATCCAAAACCTGACGACTTTCATGGAGTGAAGATCTTGTTGCAATCCTACCTTGATAATATGGAATGGGATTTGAGTGGTTTTGTAGACTTGATATTGGAACAGACCACAGTAGGGACGGTTGTTAAAATTGAGGATGATGAAGATAATGGACTTTTCTCTGTTGTTTCTGCCCTTAACTTGGGGAGATATAAG GATCATAAATGTATTGCAGATCTCAAGGAGTACCTGCTCAAACTATGCCTGGAGAAAAGCATAAAAGGAGATCTGAGAGTTCTTTTGGGAGAACAAGCACATAATGTGGGTCTTTTGGTCTCTCGGCGAGTTGTTAATCTTCCACCCCAGCTTTTGCCACCTCTTTATGATGCTCTGTTTGATGAAATCTCTTGGGCTACAGAAGATGAG CCAACAGAGGAGCTCCGGAATTCCTTCCGTTTTAATTCCTATGTACTAGTTAGCAAAATGTACAAG CACAAGAATGCAGACAAGAAAAACAGACTAAGTAGTGATAGTGAGGAAGCAATTATATATGTGAATCCTGAAGATGAAATTTTTCACAAG CTCAGCTTGTGGTCCTTCAACTTTCCTTTTCATGCCGAGCAGGTTACAGCTCGTGAG CTAAAAAACTACCGGCCAATGGGATTAGTAATGGCTGTTGAGGCAGATAAAATTTTTACATTCCGAGAGCAGCTTCATTCATTGATTGATGAGCCATAA
- the LOC140955331 gene encoding uncharacterized protein produces MASVNILLQQLTIFGESSGLVINASKSSIFFAGVSENMKQAILSLSQFTEGSFPFKYLGVPLSPHRLLASQYSPLIHRLESAIQNWMGKYLSYAGRLELIKSVLHGMVQFWISIFPIPVVVISRITSLCRNFLWTGDMLRNKSALVAWKQVCLPKYEGGLGVLDIKARNDSFFAKHLWNIHLKADSLWIRWNDYPLWRVAPVQQLFSSWHSGTSNFTANAYDFLRLKSDPVHWANVVWEQWSLPRHSFSLWLAMLGKLQTRDRLQFLSPDPICPLCQSADESHAHLFFNCDWSSSLWRKVRFWLKLYSNMASLSRATSVLQNNKKGLQPRMRRVSLVVLVYLIWEERNKRIFESTSKSVEAVFRKFQILFYTILYFHEKNHLAYNVAF; encoded by the exons ATGGCCTCCGTTAACATTCTTCTCCAGCAACTTACAATTTTTGGGGAGTCTTCTGGCCTTGTAATTAATGCATCCAAATCCTCTATCTTTTTTGCTGGTGTTTCGGAGAATATGAAGCAAGCCATCCTTAGCCTCTCCCAGTTCACCGAAGGAAGCTTTCCGTTTAAGTACCTCGGTGTCCCTCTCAGCCCCCATAGGCTTCTTGCCAGCCAATACTCCCCTCTCATTCACAGGTTAGAATCTGCTATTCAGAATTGGATGGGAAAATATCTCTCTTATGCAGGTCGGCTAGAGTTAATCAAATCTGTCCTACATGGCATGGTGCAGTTTTGGATTAGTATCTTCCCTATCCCAGTTGTTGTTATCAGCAGGATTACCAGTTTGTGCAGGAATTTTCTATGGACTGGAGACATGCTTAGAAATAAATCTGCTCTTGTAGCTTGGAAGCAAGTATGTTTACCAAAATATGAAGGGGGTCTGGGGGTCCTTGACATCAAAGCTAGAAATGATAGTTTCTTCGCCAAGCATCTCTGGAATATCCACTTGAAAGCTGATTCCCTCTGGATTCGATGG AATGATTATCCATTGTGGAGGGTTGCACCAGTTCAGCAGTTGTTCTCAAGCTGGCACTCTGGAACAAGTAATTTTACAGCCAATGCATATGACTTCCTCAGGCTTAAATCGGATCCTGTTCATTGGGCTAACGTAGTTTGGGAGCAATGGTCTCTTCCAAGACATAGCTTCTCATTATGGCTGGCAATGTTGGGCAAGCTGCAAACGAGAGATCGTCTTCAATTTCTATCCCCTGACCCTATATGCCCTCTTTGTCAGAGCGCTGATGAGTCTCAtgctcatctcttcttcaattgTGACTGGTCATCTTCCCTTTGGAGAAAGGTCAGATTCTGGCTCAAGCTTTACAGCAATATGGCTTCCTTAAGTAGAGCCACCAGTGTtctacaaaacaacaaaaaagggcTTCAGCCGAGAATGAGAAGAGTATCCCTTGTTGTGCTTGTGTATTTGATTTGGGAGGAAAGAAACAAgagaatttttgaaagcactaGTAAATCAGTTGAGGCTGTTTTCAGAAAATTTCAAATCCTATTTTACactatattgtattttcatgaaaaaaatcacttgGCTTACAATGTTGCATTCTGA